A portion of the Magnolia sinica isolate HGM2019 chromosome 17, MsV1, whole genome shotgun sequence genome contains these proteins:
- the LOC131231513 gene encoding uncharacterized protein LOC131231513 — translation MEVEDDVFFADLSKRISLLIMDDEDDKELTASHYPSMTLQAFSHVCHSPIATPSMLACEQTCRRESKGTGVFIPRSTFPRRKIRSGRSAPFNTTCQQPQKSREVSHATNNPDISRNYCNSRVLRRHD, via the exons ATGGAAGTAGAAGATGATGTCTTCTTTGCAGACCTTAGCAAGCGAATTTCACTTCTAATAATGGACGATGAAGATGACAAGGAGTTGACGGCCTCACATTATCCCTCAATGACTCTTCAG GCATTTTCTCACGTGTGCCATAGTCCCATCGCTACACCTTCCATGCTTGCATGTGAACAAACCTGTCGGAGAGAAAGCAAGGGCACTGGAGTTTTCATTCCTAGATCAACATTTCCAAGAAGAAAGATCAGATCAGGGAGATCTGCACCGTTCAACACCACCTGTCAACAGCCTCAGAAATCAAGAGAAGTGTCCCATGCAACTAACAATCCTGATATCTCTCGTAACTATTGTAACTCTAGGGTGTTAAGGAGACATGATTAG